The sequence TGACGCTGCCTCTGGTGAACGCGGGGCGCGCATCGCTGCACATCCTCGGAGTCACCGTTCGCGAAGCGGAGACGCCATTCCGCGTGGTCTCCGCGCCGGAGCAGGTCGCCGCGCAGAGCGAAGCCTCCTTGACGCTGGCCTTCACTCCTCCACGCGAAGCCGCCTACGTCGCGACGCTGGAACTTCGCACGGACGACCCGGAGCGGAGCACGGCGGAGGTATCGCTCCGAGGAGAAGGCCGCACCGCAGCGGTCATCGAGCTGGACCCGCAGCAGCTCGACTTCGGCCGGGTCGCGGAGGGAAGCGCGGCCGTGCGGACCTTCACCGTGCGTTCGCGAGGCAGCGCCCCATTGGTGCTGGAAGAGGTCGCGCTCACGAGCGATACGCCCTCCACCTTCGAGCTGGTCGGCTCGACAAAGACGCCCGCCGTGCTGGACGCAGGCCGCGAGGTCCCACTCACCGTGCGCTACACCGCGCCCGTGGGAGCCGAGTCTGAGCAAACGAGTGGAACCCTGCGTCTGCGCACCACGGACCCTGACCATCGCGAGGCCACGGTGTCGCTGAGAGGCGGAGTGAATCGTGCGCCCCTGCCTGTCATCGTGTCACTGAGAGCAACCGCACCGGGCCAGCAGGTGAAGCTCGATGCAACGGCCTCGCAGGACCCGGATGGGGACGAACCGCTCGAGTACGAGTGGGCCCTTCGCCAGCGGCCCGTGGGAGCACAAGCCACCATCGCGGACGCCAGGGCAGCCAGCACGGTGCTGCAATTGGACCCGGTGGTGCCGGGTGAATACGAAGTGGAACTGCACGTGACGGATGCGGCGGGAGCCCGCAGCCTCCACCCCGCGACGGCCCGGGTCCTGGCCGTGCCCGCGCAGCGCCTGTTGGTCGATGT comes from Pyxidicoccus parkwaysis and encodes:
- a CDS encoding choice-of-anchor D domain-containing protein; the protein is MARALHKSHALREATHAESAPRVVRRARVLHKLSALVLVLLCFIGAACDGDGAGRQVLPRWVVPEPTLDFGPVPALNERTVTLPLVNAGRASLHILGVTVREAETPFRVVSAPEQVAAQSEASLTLAFTPPREAAYVATLELRTDDPERSTAEVSLRGEGRTAAVIELDPQQLDFGRVAEGSAAVRTFTVRSRGSAPLVLEEVALTSDTPSTFELVGSTKTPAVLDAGREVPLTVRYTAPVGAESEQTSGTLRLRTTDPDHREATVSLRGGVNRAPLPVIVSLRATAPGQQVKLDATASQDPDGDEPLEYEWALRQRPVGAQATIADARAASTVLQLDPVVPGEYEVELHVTDAAGARSLHPATARVLAVPAQRLLVDVSWNNAVTDLDLHVLRNTGAELGSAPDDCHYANPRPDWGDPGPLDDPELLRDRLTGYGPEVFGYEVPVTGTYRVAVVLARENGAVDPRSEATVRIYDRGALKGEYRRTLAKQGDAWMVADVQWPAGIVTEVP